Proteins encoded together in one Candidatus Fusobacterium pullicola window:
- a CDS encoding iron-containing alcohol dehydrogenase family protein: MLTKSLFLPSYTIGDEAYKEVLNICKKYGKKIVFIGGKTALDVAEKKLREVLKNSSFEILGSFWYGGEAAYENVEKLKEKKEILEADMIFAVGGGKALDTCKVLSSQLDKALFNFPTIASTCAATTCVCAMYNENGSFKDLYWRKRPAEHVFIDTEIIAQAPTKYLWAGIGDTLAKGYEPEFSARGRELDNKNLTGITLSSLCSAPLIKYGKKALESSMNKSSSMELEEVILSIIVSTGLVSNCVDNDYNSCVAHAVCYGFSMLHEVEEKHLHGELVSYGVLVQLVLDNKIEELKKLLEFYKEIGLPTTFNKFSVTQEEINNVVLKKASEVNDIKVAAVTVNYEVLREAVYRLESLINNGF; this comes from the coding sequence ATGTTAACAAAAAGTTTATTTTTACCAAGCTATACAATAGGTGATGAGGCATATAAAGAGGTTTTAAATATTTGTAAAAAATATGGAAAGAAGATTGTTTTTATCGGAGGAAAAACTGCTTTAGATGTAGCTGAAAAAAAGTTAAGAGAAGTTTTAAAAAATAGCTCTTTTGAGATTTTAGGAAGTTTTTGGTATGGTGGAGAAGCAGCATACGAAAATGTAGAAAAATTAAAGGAAAAAAAGGAAATTTTAGAAGCGGATATGATATTTGCTGTTGGTGGAGGAAAGGCTTTAGATACATGTAAAGTGTTATCATCACAATTAGATAAGGCTCTATTTAATTTTCCTACAATAGCTTCAACTTGCGCAGCTACAACTTGTGTATGTGCTATGTATAATGAGAATGGCTCATTTAAAGATTTGTATTGGAGAAAAAGGCCAGCTGAGCATGTATTTATTGATACTGAAATTATAGCTCAAGCTCCTACTAAATATCTATGGGCTGGAATTGGAGATACTTTAGCTAAAGGGTATGAACCAGAGTTTTCAGCAAGAGGAAGAGAGTTAGATAATAAAAATTTAACTGGAATAACTCTATCATCTCTATGTAGTGCACCATTGATAAAATATGGAAAAAAGGCTTTAGAAAGCTCTATGAATAAAAGTAGCAGTATGGAGTTAGAGGAAGTTATTTTAAGTATAATAGTGAGTACAGGGCTTGTTTCTAACTGTGTAGATAATGATTACAATAGTTGTGTAGCTCATGCTGTATGTTATGGATTTTCAATGTTACATGAGGTAGAAGAAAAACATCTCCATGGAGAGTTGGTTTCTTATGGAGTATTAGTTCAATTAGTTCTTGATAACAAAATTGAAGAGTTAAAAAAATTATTAGAATTTTATAAAGAGATAGGTCTTCCAACTACTTTTAATAAATTTTCTGTAACTCAAGAGGAAATAAATAATGTTGTATTGAAAAAAGCTAGTGAGGTAAATGATATAAAAGTTGCGGCAGTTACAGTAAATTATGAAGTTTTAAGAGAGGCTGTATATAGATTAGAAAGTTTGATAAATAATGGTTTTTAG
- a CDS encoding M20/M25/M40 family metallo-hydrolase, whose protein sequence is MVNVERMVKNFVNMAKISSPSLKEREVADYIKRELESIGLEVLEDNAGDKTGGNSGNIIGILRAPGKKKVLLSAHMDTVLPCDKVTPIIENGVIKSDGTTVLGGDDKAGIANIIEAIRVIKENNIDHPEIIVVCSIAEEIGLLGAKNFEIEKYSPDYSFILDSSGKPGIAIVQTPYSAKGQIKIIGRPAHAGIAPENGINALTVAAHAITKLKLGRIDSETTSNIGVVRGGEAVNIVMPEVTLQYEARSFSGEKLDNLLKETADIFETVAKEFGASVENGVEKGYSGYHLKEDDEILRYFEKACSNVGMDYVTKSTGGGSDSNIYNEKGYKALTLAIGMTKVHTKEEYIEIQDMVNTTKLVVEILREIA, encoded by the coding sequence ATGGTTAATGTAGAAAGAATGGTAAAGAATTTTGTTAATATGGCAAAGATATCTTCACCATCATTAAAAGAAAGAGAAGTTGCTGATTATATAAAAAGAGAGTTAGAAAGTATAGGATTAGAAGTATTAGAGGATAACGCTGGGGATAAAACAGGAGGAAACTCTGGAAATATAATTGGAATTTTAAGAGCACCAGGAAAGAAAAAAGTTTTATTAAGTGCACATATGGATACGGTATTACCTTGTGATAAGGTAACACCAATCATTGAAAATGGAGTAATAAAAAGTGATGGGACAACTGTTCTAGGTGGAGATGATAAGGCAGGAATAGCTAATATAATAGAGGCTATTAGAGTTATAAAGGAAAATAATATAGATCATCCAGAGATAATAGTTGTGTGTTCTATAGCTGAAGAGATAGGATTATTGGGAGCGAAAAATTTTGAAATAGAGAAATATTCTCCAGATTATTCATTTATATTAGATTCAAGTGGTAAACCTGGAATAGCAATAGTTCAAACTCCATATTCAGCAAAGGGGCAAATAAAAATAATAGGAAGACCAGCTCATGCAGGAATAGCTCCAGAAAATGGAATAAATGCTTTAACAGTTGCGGCTCATGCTATTACAAAACTAAAACTTGGAAGAATAGATAGTGAAACAACTTCTAATATAGGAGTAGTAAGAGGTGGAGAAGCTGTTAATATAGTTATGCCAGAGGTAACTCTTCAATATGAAGCAAGAAGTTTCTCAGGAGAGAAATTAGATAATTTATTAAAAGAGACAGCTGATATTTTTGAAACAGTAGCAAAGGAGTTTGGAGCTAGTGTTGAAAATGGAGTAGAGAAGGGATATTCGGGATATCATTTAAAAGAAGATGATGAAATATTAAGATATTTTGAAAAAGCTTGTTCAAATGTAGGAATGGATTATGTAACAAAATCTACAGGTGGAGGAAGTGACTCAAATATATATAATGAAAAAGGATATAAAGCTTTAACATTAGCAATAGGAATGACAAAGGTTCACACTAAAGAGGAATACATAGAGATTCAAGATATGGTAAATACAACAAAATTAGTTGTAGAAATTTTAAGGGAAATAGCATAA
- the mreC gene encoding rod shape-determining protein MreC: MLRKNKSSRSAKRRKVYIAVACISFLLLIFKGAINHGVELVSYVVFPIQKKIYEIGDYIKRTKEAIVSYQEILEENQVLKNEQIKYDILLSYNEKILEENKRLQEILKIKEEKNLNLRVTKVNFRNPSNLYTRFYINLGKKDGVKKNMIVLSGETLIGKVGRVYENYSIVDMITSENFNVSALTESQMLGIVKGSDEEDGTLYFEANTFQNNIEIGEKIYTSGISEIYPKGLYIGKVSEIDEDNGELFRSIKVKNDIDILNMMEVLILMPEDKKEVKNGKN; encoded by the coding sequence ATGTTACGTAAAAACAAAAGCTCTAGAAGTGCTAAAAGAAGAAAAGTGTATATAGCGGTAGCTTGTATATCTTTTCTGCTTTTGATATTTAAAGGGGCTATCAACCATGGTGTTGAACTAGTAAGTTATGTTGTTTTTCCTATTCAAAAAAAAATATATGAAATAGGGGATTATATAAAAAGAACAAAGGAAGCTATTGTAAGTTATCAAGAGATTTTAGAGGAAAATCAAGTATTAAAAAATGAGCAGATAAAGTATGATATCCTGCTGTCTTATAATGAAAAAATATTAGAAGAGAATAAAAGATTACAGGAGATTTTAAAAATTAAAGAAGAAAAGAATTTAAATTTAAGAGTTACCAAGGTTAACTTTAGAAATCCAAGTAATCTTTATACGAGATTTTATATAAATTTAGGTAAAAAAGATGGTGTAAAGAAAAATATGATAGTCCTATCAGGAGAAACCTTGATAGGGAAAGTTGGTAGAGTATATGAAAATTACTCTATTGTTGATATGATAACTTCTGAAAATTTTAATGTTAGTGCTTTAACTGAAAGTCAGATGCTTGGAATCGTAAAGGGTAGTGATGAAGAGGATGGAACTCTATACTTTGAAGCAAATACATTCCAAAACAATATTGAGATAGGTGAAAAAATATATACCTCTGGAATAAGCGAGATATACCCAAAGGGATTATATATAGGAAAAGTATCAGAAATAGATGAAGATAATGGTGAATTATTTAGAAGTATCAAAGTAAAAAACGATATAGATATTCTTAATATGATGGAGGTATTAATTTTAATGCCAGAGGATAAAAAAGAGGTAAAAAATGGAAAAAATTAA
- the recO gene encoding DNA repair protein RecO, which produces MIKFINDNGIVINKRDFGEADRYITVFTENFGKIVFLLKGIRKSKKRELNSVDVLTLSKFTFYKKGEVYTASNFLGVDSFMEIKGNLENLSLSLYILAILNDILVENNRKKSLYQITIKTLNYLKSSVDRRNNYILLGYYLYYLIKDEGLKIDMGVGENFSYEKSRFLLENERYTYKISREEKEIVELFVAGKVRNIIEGRYLFEDIERVVTLFEKYLSFHLGVQSKLKNYIMGVEND; this is translated from the coding sequence ATGATTAAGTTTATCAATGACAACGGCATTGTGATAAATAAAAGGGATTTTGGAGAGGCTGATAGATATATAACTGTATTTACTGAAAATTTTGGAAAAATCGTATTTCTTTTGAAAGGGATTAGAAAGAGTAAGAAAAGAGAGCTAAACTCTGTAGATGTACTTACTCTTTCTAAATTTACTTTTTATAAAAAAGGTGAGGTATATACAGCATCTAACTTTCTAGGAGTAGATTCTTTTATGGAGATAAAGGGTAACTTAGAGAATTTGAGTTTATCACTTTATATTCTAGCTATTTTAAATGATATTTTGGTGGAGAATAATAGAAAAAAATCTCTATACCAAATTACAATAAAAACATTAAATTATTTAAAAAGTAGTGTGGATAGAAGGAATAACTATATTCTGTTGGGATACTACTTATATTATTTGATAAAGGACGAAGGATTGAAGATTGATATGGGAGTAGGAGAGAATTTCTCCTATGAAAAATCAAGGTTTTTACTAGAGAACGAAAGATATACCTATAAGATTTCTCGCGAAGAGAAAGAGATAGTGGAGTTGTTTGTTGCAGGAAAGGTAAGAAATATTATAGAAGGTAGATATTTATTTGAAGATATAGAAAGGGTTGTAACTCTATTTGAAAAATATTTAAGTTTTCATTTAGGAGTTCAATCTAAATTAAAAAATTATATTATGGGGGTAGAGAATGATTAA